The DNA region CAGACGGCATCCGTCCGGGCTGATTTCATCGGCAAGAACGATCACGGATGGATCTTCAGCCAGTCGCCCGAACTCCAATTTGAAGTCGACCAGGCGAAGTCCGGCCTTCTGGAAAAACTCAATCAAGATGTCATTCACCTCGAGAGCTGCCTTTTTGAGGTGGGCCACCTCATCAGCAGTCGCAAGCTTGAGCTCGCGGATATAAGCCTCGTTGATCAGCGGGTCGCCCAGCTCGTCATCTTTGATGCTGAACTCCACGATCGGCTCAGAAAACTCCCATCCCTCATCGGTTCCGGTGCGGCGGCAGAAGCTGCCCGCTGCCACGTTGCGGATGATCACTTCAATCATCAGGATATCCACCTTCTTCACGATCACCTCGGTGTCGCTCAGCGCCTTGACGAAGTGGGTCGGAACCCCTCGCTCCTCAAGCATTCCGTAGATCAGGTTACTGATCGCCGCGTTGAGGCGCCCTTTGTCGTCGAAGCTCGCCTTCTTCTTGCCGTCGAACGCGGTGGCATCGTTTTTGAACTCCATGCGAAGTTCATTCGGGTTGTCGGTCTCGAAGAGCCGC from Sulfuriroseicoccus oceanibius includes:
- the purC gene encoding phosphoribosylaminoimidazolesuccinocarboxamide synthase encodes the protein MEPIYEGKAKRLFETDNPNELRMEFKNDATAFDGKKKASFDDKGRLNAAISNLIYGMLEERGVPTHFVKALSDTEVIVKKVDILMIEVIIRNVAAGSFCRRTGTDEGWEFSEPIVEFSIKDDELGDPLINEAYIRELKLATADEVAHLKKAALEVNDILIEFFQKAGLRLVDFKLEFGRLAEDPSVIVLADEISPDGCRLWDLKTGEKMDKDRFRRDLGGVMESYAEVLKRATHAIENRD